One genomic window of Methanosalsum zhilinae DSM 4017 includes the following:
- the pstA gene encoding phosphate ABC transporter permease PstA yields MRLDPRISEKIAFALIGISISVVIFAVTVILYYIISNGYTALSWSFLTEMPRSRMTEGGIFPAIVGTIALIIGSMLAALPLGILAAVYLNEYSKPGRFKWTVEMAINNLAGTPSVVFGLFGLALFVRYFGFGPSVIAASLTLAILVIPVIIRSSQEALLAVPMEYRQASLALGITQWQTVKNIVLPAALPGIVTGSILSIGRVAGETAPILFTGAAYFLPRVPNSIFDQFMALPYHLYVLATSGLDITGTRHIQYGTAMVLLLIVLGVNSIAILIRRHYRKKLRL; encoded by the coding sequence ATGCGTTTGGATCCAAGAATCTCTGAAAAAATTGCATTTGCTCTCATAGGAATTTCCATCAGTGTCGTGATTTTTGCTGTAACTGTTATTCTTTATTATATTATATCCAATGGTTACACTGCACTCAGCTGGAGCTTTTTGACTGAAATGCCCAGAAGCAGGATGACCGAAGGTGGAATTTTTCCTGCGATTGTAGGTACCATTGCACTTATAATCGGCTCAATGCTGGCGGCTTTGCCCCTGGGAATCCTGGCTGCAGTGTATCTTAATGAATATTCGAAACCAGGCAGATTTAAATGGACAGTAGAGATGGCAATAAATAATCTAGCAGGTACACCTTCTGTAGTTTTTGGATTATTTGGACTGGCTTTGTTTGTAAGGTATTTTGGTTTTGGTCCGTCGGTGATTGCGGCATCATTGACATTGGCCATACTTGTGATACCTGTAATTATACGTTCGAGCCAGGAAGCATTGCTAGCAGTTCCAATGGAATACAGGCAAGCATCCCTTGCTCTTGGTATCACTCAATGGCAAACTGTTAAGAACATAGTTTTACCTGCGGCGCTGCCTGGTATAGTTACTGGATCAATATTGAGCATAGGAAGGGTTGCAGGAGAAACAGCTCCTATCCTGTTTACAGGTGCAGCCTATTTCCTTCCCCGTGTACCCAATTCAATATTTGATCAATTCATGGCACTTCCCTATCACTTATATGTACTGGCAACATCCGGCCTTGATATAACCGGAACAAGACATATCCAGTATGGCACAGCAATGGTCCTGTTGCTTATAGTTCTTGGAGTGAATTCCATTGCTATCCTTATTAGAAGACATTACAGGAAGAAATTGAGATTATAA
- the tuf gene encoding translation elongation factor EF-1 subunit alpha: MAQKPHMNLAVIGHIDHGKSTLVGRLMFETGAVPSHLIEKYKAEAREKGKESFAFAWVMDSLKEERERGITIDIAHKRFDTDKYYFTIVDCPGHRDFVKNMITGASQADAAILVVAAPDGVMAQTKEHVFLSRTLGINQLIIAVNKMDDTKYSEDRYNQVKKDVSNLLGMVGFKASEIPFIPVSAYVGDNIGKKSENTPWYDGPTILQALDDLKEPEKADNLPLRVPVQDAYTISGIGTVPVGRVETGVMKKGDNVIFMPTGASGEVKSIEMHHEEAPEARPGDNIGWNVRGVGKTDVRRGDVCGHSKNPPTVAEEFTAQIVVLQHPSAITVGYTPVFHCHTTQTACTFMSLDKKLDPKSGQVKEENPTFIKAGDAAIITVRPTRPMVIEPVKEIPHLGRFAIRDMGMTIAAGMCMSVKKKE, translated from the coding sequence ATGGCACAGAAACCCCACATGAATTTAGCGGTTATTGGTCACATTGACCATGGTAAGTCAACACTTGTTGGTAGATTGATGTTCGAAACAGGTGCGGTTCCATCCCACCTTATAGAAAAGTACAAAGCTGAAGCACGAGAAAAAGGGAAAGAAAGTTTTGCATTTGCATGGGTCATGGACTCCCTGAAAGAGGAAAGGGAGAGAGGTATTACTATCGATATTGCTCACAAGAGATTCGATACCGATAAATATTACTTCACCATTGTAGACTGTCCCGGACACCGTGACTTTGTCAAAAACATGATCACAGGTGCTTCACAGGCCGATGCAGCTATTCTTGTAGTCGCTGCTCCAGATGGTGTAATGGCACAGACCAAAGAGCATGTATTCCTTTCAAGGACCCTTGGTATAAACCAGCTTATTATAGCTGTTAACAAGATGGACGATACAAAATACAGTGAAGACAGATACAACCAGGTCAAAAAGGATGTATCAAACCTTCTGGGAATGGTAGGGTTCAAGGCATCTGAGATTCCGTTTATTCCGGTATCTGCCTATGTTGGTGATAATATTGGCAAGAAGAGTGAGAACACACCATGGTATGATGGCCCTACAATTCTGCAGGCACTGGATGATCTGAAAGAACCGGAAAAAGCTGACAACTTGCCTCTCAGGGTCCCTGTACAGGACGCCTACACCATCTCAGGAATTGGTACAGTACCTGTTGGAAGAGTTGAAACCGGTGTTATGAAGAAAGGTGACAATGTTATATTCATGCCAACAGGTGCCAGTGGTGAGGTAAAATCAATTGAAATGCACCACGAGGAAGCACCTGAAGCACGTCCAGGTGACAATATTGGATGGAATGTTAGAGGTGTTGGTAAGACCGATGTAAGAAGAGGAGATGTTTGTGGTCACTCCAAGAATCCACCAACAGTTGCAGAAGAATTTACAGCACAGATCGTAGTTCTGCAGCATCCTTCAGCAATTACAGTTGGCTATACACCTGTATTCCACTGCCACACCACACAGACAGCCTGTACATTTATGTCACTGGATAAGAAACTTGATCCAAAATCCGGTCAGGTTAAGGAAGAGAATCCAACATTTATCAAGGCTGGAGACGCAGCAATCATCACTGTTAGACCCACAAGGCCGATGGTGATCGAACCTGTAAAGGAAATTCCACATTTAGGTAGATTTGCCATCCGAGACATGGGTATGACAATTGCTGCCGGTATGTGTATGAGTGTTAAGAAGAAAGAATAA
- a CDS encoding heme exporter protein CcmB — protein MLKSFHIAIKDLRSEFRTKQMLNSMIVFSLIVIVIFGISFSDLIGNMEIIEQLAPGVLWISFAFIAVIAISRSFSDEIKNRCIDGLRMCPVDTGAIYTGKMLSTIILLFLVEMIVIPLFSIMFNYTIQGVPELALIIFLGTAGIVCVGLLLSAITINSRSGELLLPVLLFPLIIPVIIPAVISTGKILAGGSISDIIDELRLLGVYVIIFYVISRILFEYTIQE, from the coding sequence ATGCTAAAAAGTTTTCATATTGCCATTAAAGATCTGAGGTCTGAATTTCGCACAAAACAGATGCTCAATTCGATGATCGTATTTTCACTGATTGTCATTGTAATATTTGGTATTTCATTTAGTGACCTTATAGGAAACATGGAAATTATTGAACAGCTGGCACCTGGAGTTTTGTGGATATCATTTGCATTCATTGCAGTTATTGCAATATCTCGCTCTTTTTCAGATGAGATTAAAAACAGGTGTATTGATGGACTGAGAATGTGCCCTGTAGATACAGGTGCAATTTATACAGGCAAAATGCTCTCTACAATAATACTTCTTTTTCTTGTTGAGATGATTGTCATTCCCCTGTTTTCAATAATGTTTAACTATACTATACAGGGAGTGCCTGAGCTTGCTTTGATCATTTTTCTGGGAACGGCCGGTATTGTCTGTGTTGGCCTCCTTCTCTCTGCTATTACGATCAACAGTAGAAGTGGTGAATTGTTGCTACCTGTGTTACTATTTCCCCTCATAATTCCTGTGATAATCCCTGCTGTTATATCTACTGGTAAAATACTTGCAGGTGGTTCAATATCAGATATTATTGATGAATTGAGGCTGCTTGGGGTATATGTAATAATATTCTATGTAATATCTAGAATTCTGTTTGAATATACTATTCAGGAATGA
- a CDS encoding geranylgeranyl reductase family protein codes for MEYDMVVAGAGPAGSIAAKYAALNGANVLLIEEHAAIGSPVECTGLLGTRAISECDLDPCNDFILNEISGTFVYSPSGQCFDIDGKSAKAYVVSRKALDKKLFSDAIDAGVDVSLRTKLVNIIWCNDHQELIVLHNGIKKKIKTRMVIGADGIKSKVAKIAGLGNVKEIISGIQIETPYRSKNSNFVEVFPGSVAPGFFAWTVPVNQNISRIGLGVNGIESPNALEYLRSFLNSNPNVIGRHGDSLLDVAIGGIPLGPLKRTVSDGVLVVGDAAGQVKPTSGGGIYPGAICAKIAGKVAADSVSDEDTSSDYLCQYEQKWRKKIGPELEMGMKLHELAEKFSDDDWNNLLRSMDNVHMKKMISQYGDIDKPSILVKEMLTLRNSFHLMGPLKSVIRAVL; via the coding sequence GTGGAATATGATATGGTAGTAGCTGGTGCCGGACCGGCAGGAAGCATTGCTGCAAAATATGCAGCTCTAAACGGGGCAAATGTCCTTCTAATAGAAGAACATGCAGCAATTGGTTCTCCTGTAGAATGTACCGGCCTGCTGGGTACACGTGCCATTTCTGAGTGTGATCTTGACCCATGCAATGATTTTATTCTCAATGAAATCAGTGGTACTTTTGTTTATTCTCCATCAGGTCAATGCTTTGATATTGATGGCAAAAGTGCAAAGGCCTATGTAGTTTCAAGAAAAGCACTCGATAAAAAACTGTTTTCTGATGCTATTGATGCAGGCGTTGACGTTTCTTTGAGAACAAAACTGGTAAACATTATCTGGTGTAATGATCACCAGGAACTGATAGTACTTCATAATGGGATAAAAAAGAAAATAAAAACACGTATGGTTATTGGAGCAGATGGAATCAAATCAAAGGTTGCTAAAATAGCAGGCCTTGGCAATGTAAAAGAGATCATTTCAGGGATTCAGATAGAAACGCCTTATAGATCAAAAAACAGCAATTTTGTAGAAGTATTTCCCGGTTCTGTGGCTCCTGGTTTTTTTGCATGGACCGTTCCAGTAAACCAAAACATATCCCGAATAGGTCTTGGTGTAAACGGCATCGAATCACCAAATGCACTTGAATATCTGAGATCTTTTCTAAATTCAAATCCCAATGTCATTGGCAGGCATGGTGATTCTTTACTGGATGTTGCAATTGGGGGAATACCTTTGGGTCCTCTCAAAAGAACCGTATCGGATGGGGTTCTTGTTGTAGGTGATGCAGCAGGGCAGGTAAAACCCACATCAGGTGGAGGTATTTATCCCGGTGCTATATGTGCAAAAATTGCAGGAAAGGTTGCAGCTGATTCTGTTTCAGATGAAGATACCAGCTCGGACTATCTTTGTCAGTATGAACAAAAATGGCGCAAAAAAATTGGCCCGGAACTTGAGATGGGAATGAAATTACATGAACTGGCAGAAAAATTCTCAGATGATGATTGGAATAATCTACTCCGGTCAATGGATAATGTACATATGAAAAAAATGATATCACAATATGGAGATATTGATAAACCTTCTATACTTGTTAAAGAAATGCTTACCCTGCGTAATTCATTTCATTTGATGGGTCCTTTAAAGTCAGTTATTCGTGCTGTTCTTTAA
- a CDS encoding ABC transporter ATP-binding protein gives MNSIVSVKGLYKTFGGSPVLSNINMEVSSGEFVVIFGPNGAGKTTLIKTIATLTEPTKGTVSIEGREVHKHSVDVRRSIGLVSHDTFLYDSLTAEENLLFYGRMFEVDEDLLKSRVNQLISDSGLDMRMRDRVATFSKGMKQRLSIARALIHSPPVLLLDEPYSGLDPEATEIFNDLVIRDENIKVKVMASHNIENGFKLCTRAVIIQNGKIVFDRQKADICDVEEFELIYREILGF, from the coding sequence ATGAATTCGATCGTATCCGTAAAAGGGTTGTATAAGACCTTTGGTGGAAGCCCCGTCTTAAGTAACATCAATATGGAAGTGTCCAGCGGAGAGTTTGTTGTTATATTTGGTCCAAATGGTGCTGGAAAGACCACTCTGATCAAGACAATAGCAACACTCACAGAACCCACAAAAGGCACTGTTTCTATAGAAGGGCGTGAAGTACATAAGCATTCAGTGGATGTGCGAAGATCAATTGGTCTTGTATCTCATGATACATTTCTTTATGATAGCCTTACAGCTGAGGAGAATCTACTGTTTTATGGTAGAATGTTTGAAGTTGATGAAGATTTACTCAAGAGCAGGGTTAATCAGCTTATAAGTGATTCAGGCCTTGATATGCGTATGCGGGATAGAGTGGCAACCTTCTCAAAGGGAATGAAACAGAGACTTTCAATTGCAAGGGCACTTATTCACAGTCCCCCAGTTCTTCTTCTTGATGAACCATATTCTGGTCTTGACCCTGAAGCTACAGAAATATTCAATGATCTTGTAATAAGAGATGAGAATATCAAGGTAAAGGTCATGGCATCCCATAATATTGAGAATGGTTTTAAATTATGCACCAGAGCTGTAATAATTCAAAACGGGAAAATAGTATTTGACCGCCAGAAAGCGGATATCTGCGATGTTGAAGAGTTTGAACTGATATACAGAGAAATTTTAGGTTTTTGA
- the phoU gene encoding phosphate signaling complex protein PhoU yields the protein MVRERYEKELFYLKQNIVDMGDISSQLIQNGMKAFIDLDSELARYTIEMDDLVDEKEVEVESSAFRLIALQQPMAGDLRLITSCIKISLDLERMSDLAVNIAQLVERIENGHIKPLVDTKKMGDIAVSMLRDSMRAFETSDIELARRTAKEDDKIDRLFYSVWMELIEMMAEDQSIIINASNLLFVIRYLERIGDHACNICQSVIYMVNGERVELN from the coding sequence ATGGTGAGAGAAAGATATGAAAAAGAACTTTTTTATTTGAAACAGAATATTGTTGATATGGGGGATATTTCAAGCCAGCTCATTCAGAATGGAATGAAGGCCTTTATAGATCTTGATTCTGAGCTTGCCAGGTACACCATTGAAATGGATGATCTGGTTGATGAAAAAGAGGTTGAGGTTGAAAGCTCAGCTTTTAGATTAATTGCTCTGCAGCAACCAATGGCTGGTGACCTGAGACTGATAACTTCATGTATCAAGATATCTCTGGATCTTGAAAGAATGAGTGATCTTGCAGTCAATATAGCACAGCTTGTTGAAAGAATTGAGAATGGTCACATTAAGCCACTGGTCGATACGAAAAAGATGGGAGATATAGCTGTTTCTATGCTCAGGGATTCAATGAGGGCATTTGAAACCTCAGATATTGAACTTGCAAGAAGAACTGCAAAAGAAGATGATAAGATCGATAGATTGTTCTACTCGGTATGGATGGAACTTATAGAGATGATGGCAGAAGATCAGAGCATAATCATCAATGCATCCAATCTTCTTTTTGTTATAAGGTACCTTGAAAGAATCGGGGATCATGCATGTAATATATGTCAGAGTGTTATATACATGGTCAATGGTGAAAGAGTGGAACTTAACTGA
- the pstB gene encoding phosphate ABC transporter ATP-binding protein PstB, with translation MTERLIKDSDIAIQISDLNLWYGTSHALKDISIDIPRNKVTSLIGPSGCGKSTFIRCLNRMNDLIRSCRIEGEVLVDGENIYDDNVDVVELRKRVGMVFQKPNPFPMSIGDNISYGPRIHGEKNKKRLESITEEALKSAALWDEVSDRLNKSALDLSGGQQQRLCIARTLAVKPEIILFDEPCSALDPISTAKIEELIMDLKNEYTIVIVTHNMQQAARISDYTAYFLLGELVEYGDTEQIFENPQEKSTEDYITGRFG, from the coding sequence ATGACTGAAAGACTGATTAAAGATTCTGATATAGCAATTCAGATAAGTGATTTGAATCTCTGGTATGGTACCAGCCATGCACTAAAAGATATTTCAATTGATATTCCCAGAAACAAAGTAACTTCTCTGATTGGTCCGTCAGGATGTGGTAAATCCACATTCATCAGGTGCCTGAACAGGATGAATGATCTGATACGCTCATGTAGGATTGAGGGTGAAGTGCTTGTTGATGGCGAGAACATATATGATGATAACGTTGATGTTGTAGAACTTAGAAAGAGAGTCGGGATGGTATTTCAAAAGCCCAATCCTTTTCCTATGTCGATTGGTGACAACATATCTTATGGTCCCCGGATACACGGAGAAAAAAATAAAAAGAGACTGGAATCTATTACTGAAGAAGCGCTCAAATCGGCAGCTCTGTGGGATGAGGTATCTGATCGCTTAAATAAATCAGCTCTGGATTTAAGTGGTGGCCAGCAGCAGAGATTATGTATAGCCCGTACACTTGCGGTAAAACCTGAAATAATACTCTTCGATGAACCATGCAGTGCTCTTGACCCGATATCAACAGCCAAGATCGAAGAATTGATAATGGATTTAAAAAATGAGTATACTATAGTTATAGTGACTCATAACATGCAGCAAGCTGCAAGGATATCTGATTACACTGCTTACTTCCTGCTGGGAGAATTGGTCGAGTACGGAGATACTGAACAGATTTTTGAAAATCCGCAGGAAAAGAGTACAGAAGATTATATTACCGGAAGATTTGGGTGA
- the rpsJ gene encoding 30S ribosomal protein S10, whose product MAQKARIRLSGISPKNLDGVCEQVKAIAERTGVSVAGPVPLPTKKLVVPARKSPSGDGTATWDHWEMRVHKRLIDIAADERALRQLMRIQVPKDINIEIVLQN is encoded by the coding sequence ATGGCACAGAAAGCAAGAATAAGATTATCAGGAATAAGTCCAAAGAATCTGGACGGTGTTTGTGAACAAGTAAAAGCAATTGCCGAACGCACTGGTGTTAGTGTTGCAGGACCTGTTCCGCTACCCACTAAAAAACTCGTAGTACCTGCGAGAAAAAGTCCAAGCGGAGATGGTACTGCTACATGGGACCACTGGGAAATGCGTGTGCATAAAAGGTTAATTGATATAGCTGCAGATGAACGTGCACTCAGGCAGCTTATGAGAATTCAGGTTCCAAAAGATATCAATATAGAAATTGTTCTGCAGAACTGA
- a CDS encoding PstC family ABC transporter permease: protein MALTGSIMLAIMALPTIISISEDAISSIPTSMREGSLAMGATRWQTIYKVVLPAALSGISAAVMLGMGRAIGETMTVMMVTGNAAVIPGMPEGIVESVRTMTATIALEMGEVPMGSEHYHALFAVGSVLFIMTFLINLIADLIKQKYRFKLEGS from the coding sequence GTGGCCCTTACAGGTTCCATCATGCTTGCAATAATGGCACTTCCTACAATCATCTCAATATCTGAGGATGCGATAAGTTCCATCCCCACATCTATGAGAGAAGGATCTCTTGCTATGGGAGCTACCAGATGGCAGACAATATATAAAGTAGTACTGCCTGCAGCACTTTCAGGTATTTCTGCAGCTGTGATGCTTGGAATGGGCAGGGCAATCGGAGAGACAATGACAGTGATGATGGTCACAGGCAATGCTGCAGTAATTCCGGGTATGCCTGAGGGTATCGTTGAGTCGGTCAGAACAATGACTGCGACAATCGCTCTTGAGATGGGAGAGGTGCCAATGGGAAGTGAGCATTATCATGCATTATTTGCAGTGGGTTCAGTACTGTTTATAATGACATTTCTGATCAACCTTATTGCAGACCTGATAAAACAAAAATACCGGTTTAAACTGGAGGGTTCCTGA
- a CDS encoding PstS family phosphate ABC transporter substrate-binding protein has translation MIKPQKLPVLIIILVMLTTFFLPGCLERPDDDTRMMIKGSDTVLPLTQFAAEEFMLKNPDLTVSVAGGGSGVGIAALIDGEIQVAMSSREMRESEIEEAKNKGVTPVEHIVALDGIVVIVNPENEVSHLSLEELRGIYNGSISNWKDVGGEDRRISAITRDSSSGTYQYFRSEVLKNDNFRPDALSMSATGGVVQEVSQNRGSIGYIGFAYATDRVKTLALDTGNGPVAPTPATIEDREYPLARPLYYYSRDDASGVTVQFIDFLLSDEGQDLVSEIGYFRVE, from the coding sequence ATGATAAAGCCACAAAAATTACCTGTATTGATAATTATTCTTGTTATGTTGACTACCTTTTTCCTCCCTGGCTGCCTGGAACGCCCGGATGATGATACCCGGATGATGATAAAAGGATCAGACACTGTTCTGCCACTTACTCAATTTGCAGCTGAAGAATTCATGCTAAAAAATCCGGACCTGACAGTTTCTGTAGCTGGAGGCGGGTCTGGTGTTGGAATTGCAGCACTTATTGATGGTGAGATTCAGGTGGCCATGTCATCAAGAGAAATGAGGGAATCAGAGATCGAAGAAGCAAAAAATAAAGGAGTAACCCCTGTAGAACACATTGTTGCTCTGGATGGTATTGTAGTTATTGTAAATCCGGAGAACGAAGTATCTCATTTAAGCCTTGAAGAACTCCGTGGAATATATAATGGTTCCATCAGCAACTGGAAAGATGTAGGAGGCGAGGACCGCAGAATCAGTGCAATAACCCGTGACAGCAGCTCAGGAACCTATCAGTACTTCAGGAGTGAAGTGCTAAAAAACGATAATTTCCGTCCAGATGCATTATCCATGTCTGCGACCGGAGGTGTTGTACAGGAAGTATCTCAGAACAGAGGATCCATAGGATATATTGGTTTTGCATATGCAACCGACAGAGTCAAAACTCTGGCTCTAGATACAGGTAATGGCCCTGTTGCTCCCACCCCTGCTACAATTGAGGATCGGGAATACCCTCTTGCAAGACCTCTTTACTATTATAGTCGTGATGATGCATCGGGAGTTACAGTGCAGTTTATAGATTTTCTCCTGAGTGATGAAGGTCAGGACCTGGTGTCAGAAATTGGGTATTTTCGTGTAGAATAA